One region of Parambassis ranga chromosome 12, fParRan2.1, whole genome shotgun sequence genomic DNA includes:
- the thap1 gene encoding THAP domain-containing protein 1, with amino-acid sequence MVQTCSAYGCKNRYHKDKDISFHKFPLARPDVCGKWVAAMRRNNFKPTKYSNICSQHFTKDCFKRECNNRVLKENAVPSLFTFNLSIKSESLEDPFVSELHFPLSLTSDPAVEENPEISMPDTRSDTAVVSCDHNYTVEDSAQQKRRIEQLEHQLERLRKKLKTAQQKCRRQERQLKRLKAACKAAKTGSKPAPAFSEGYVILPKHIYHTLKGIK; translated from the exons ATGGTCCAGACGTGCTCGGCGTACGGCTGTAAGAACCGCtaccacaaagacaaagacatttcATTCCACAA GTTTCCTCTGGCTCGTCCAGATGTTTGTGGTAAATGGGTGGCTGCAATGAGAAGAAACAATTTTAAGCCTACAAAATATAGCAACATCTGCTCACAGCACTTCACCAAAGACTGCTTCAAGAGAGAGTGCAACAACCGAGTGTTAAAGGAAAACGCTGTGCCATCCCTATTCACCTTCAACCTCAGCATCAAG TCAGAGTCCCTTGAGGATCCTTTCGTGTCAGAGCTCCACTTCCCGCTttctttgacctctgaccctgctgTGGAGGAGAATCCTGAGATCAGCATGCCTGACACCCGCAGCGACACAGCAGTGGTCTCCTGTGACCACAACTACACAGTTGAAGACTCAGCACAGCAAAAGAGACGCATTGAGCAGCTGGAGCACCAACTGGAGCGTCTGAGGAAGAAGCTGAAGACCGCACAACAGAAGTGCCGGCGACAGGAGAGGCAGCTCAAGAGGCTGAAGGCTGCCTGCAAGGCAGCAAAGACTGGTAGCAAACCAGCACCTGCATTCAGTGAGGGATATGTGATTTTACCCAAACATATCTACCACACACTCAAAGGCATCAAATGA